A part of Fusarium oxysporum Fo47 chromosome III, complete sequence genomic DNA contains:
- a CDS encoding glycoside hydrolase superfamily, whose protein sequence is MEESLNFHRAVKQLQGGKDAPRLAQTLLQQLTQDEKLGLLHGDPPFWKGFSHLFGGEYTKRPYSHGKLDRLGIPGVQYCDGPRGVNINQATVFPCSTARGATWDTALEESVARAIGREARVYGANCVGSVCVNVPRHPAWGRVQETYGEDPLLLGEFGAAHVRGLQENVMACVKHFALNSMETARFRVNVSIDACALHEVYLPHFKRCIDAGALSIMTAYNSINGEWAGESVALIRNILRERWSFSGIVITDWLFGLRDGVKSVKADLDIECPFQNRRQTSLRPALESGEISWSDIDRIASRIIQTQLTFYANRQSVEPERAVVFGREHRELARTVASRAIVLLKNGLINEQPLLPLSQSIKTCAIVGRHADTALTGDRASSWVHCPEVISPYQGLKEQLPHTSITLSASRDIRAAVEAARKSEVAIVMVGYDGDDEGEFLKPS, encoded by the coding sequence ATGGAGGAAAGTCTCAATTTCCATCGAGCAGTCAAACAGCTCCAGGGCGGAAAGGACGCCCCAAGACTTGCGCAAACCTTGCTTCAACAGCTCACCCAAGATGAGAAACTGGGTTTGCTACATGGCGACCCGCCTTTCTGGAAAGGTTTCTCCCATCTTTTTGGCGGCGAATACACAAAGCGACCCTATAGCCACGGAAAACTAGATCGTCTGGGAATCCCAGGCGTACAATACTGCGACGGTCCTCGAGGAGTCAACATCAACCAGGCCACCGTCTTTCCGTGCAGCACAGCTCGAGGTGCAACCTGGGATACCGCACTAGAGGAAAGCGTCGCGCGAGCCATCGGTCGCGAAGCTCGAGTCTATGGAGCCAACTGCGTAGGAAGCGTCTGCGTAAACGTACCACGACATCCAGCTTGGGGTCGTGTGCAAGAGACTTACGGCGAGGATCCTCTTCTCTTGGGCGAGTTTGGGGCTGCGCATGTTCGCGGTCTGCAGGAAAATGTAATGGCATGTGTCAAGCATTTTGCTCTCAACTCAATGGAGACGGCTCGATTCCGTGTCAACGTGTCGATCGACGCTTGTGCACTTCATGAGGTCTATCTGCCCCATTTCAAACGGTGCATTGACGCTGGCGCACTCTCCATCATGACGGCCTACAATTCTATCAATGGAGAATGGGCAGGCGAGTCAGTCGCTCTCATTCGTAACATCTTGCGCGAGAGATGGAGCTTTTCGGGCATCGTCATTACAGACTGGCTGTTTGGTCTGCGAGACGGAGTCAAGTCAGTTAAAGCGGATCTCGACATCGAATGCCCTTTCCAGAATCGCAGGCAGACATCTCTGCGTCCTGCCCTTGAGTCAGGAGAGATAAGCTGGTCTGATATTGACAGAATAGCCAGCCGTATCATACAAACTCAGCTGACGTTCTATGCCAATCGCCAATCGGTCGAGCCGGAAAGGGCGGTCGTGTTTGGTAGAGAACACCGTGAGTTGGCGAGGACTGTTGCCTCAAGAGCCATTGTTTTGCTCAAGAATGGCCTCATCAATGAACAGCCACTTCTTCCTCTATCGCAATCCATCAAGACTTGCGCTATAGTTGGTAGACACGCCGATACTGCACTGACTGGCGATCGCGCCTCATCTTGGGTCCACTGCCCTGAAGTCATCTCTCCCTACCAAGGCCTGAAAGAGCAACTCCCACATACATCAATCACTCTTTCAGCATCCAGAGATATCAGGGCTGCAGTGGAAGCGGCAAGAAAGTCTGAAGTGGCCATAGTAATGGTTGGCTACGACGGCGATGACGAAGGAGAATTCCTCAAGCCCTCG
- a CDS encoding glycoside hydrolase family 3 C-terminal domain-containing protein: TIVSIITAGAVIIEEWHDIVPSILINWYNGCENGRALADVLAGRSSPSGHLPWSMPRAEVHLPSFDPDANQVTYDKWFGQRMLDKMGVEAAYPLGFGLSYTTFEVECIDFDTSSLDETLSLQVGARIYGCPDLGPGQHDFPNRLLAGFQVVELSGQETKWVQVKTSLAPFRRWEEGDLRLTARSILFQVGQYAGDQKSLSHRFHLRGAEARL, encoded by the exons ACTATCGTATCTATCATCACCGCTGGCGCTGTCATCATTGAGGAATGGCACGATATTGTTCCTTCGATACTCATAAATTGGTACAATGGCTGTGAAAATGGAAGGGCTTTAGCCGATGTCCTCGCTGGCAGATCCAGTCCAAGCGGCCACCTTCCCTGGAGCATGCCACGAGCAGAAGTCCATCTACCTTCGTTTGACCCAGACGCCAACCAAGTTACTTACGACAAGTGGTTTGGTCAGAGGATGCTCGATAAGATGGGCGTCGAGGCAGCTTACCCACTAGGCTTCGGTCTATCATACACAACTTTTGAAGTTGAGTGCATTGACTTTGATACTTCCTCATTGGACGAGACTTTGAGTCTGCAAGTTGGAGCAAGG ATTTATGGCTGCCCGGACCTAGGACCAGGTCAACACGACTTTCCAAACCGCCTACTTGCTGGATTTCAGGTAGTTGAGCTATCGGGACAGGAGACAAAGTGGGTGCAAGTAAAGACATCTCTCGCTCCTTTTCGCCGTTGGGAAGAAGGCGACCTTAGGCTCACGGCTCGCTCGATCCTGTTCCAGGTCGGCCAATATGCTGGAGaccagaagagcttgagtcATCGTTTTCACCTCAGAGGTGCCGAAGCTCGTTTATAA